Proteins encoded together in one Lathyrus oleraceus cultivar Zhongwan6 chromosome 5, CAAS_Psat_ZW6_1.0, whole genome shotgun sequence window:
- the LOC127084319 gene encoding uncharacterized protein LOC127084319 produces MASLLRLPIAAAVIFLFALSAATVSARPCRTFIISSYSFRNPSSNTFATITEIRSISPLFSNDKPYGIFLDRPIQHQNLDTQSHASHPRGPLGFSTDADFSSLRDRTKDILSVALALLFGVGCGALTAATMYLVWSVFTARHELRAAAYGEFSDDEIESPKKVGYVKIPAAEVAAAPAPPAKDSV; encoded by the coding sequence ATGGCTTCTCTCCTCCGTCTCCCCATCGCTGCCGCCGTGATCTTCCTCTTCGCTCTCTCCGCCGCCACCGTCTCCGCTCGCCCTTGCCGTACCTTCATCATCTCCTCCTACTCGTTCCGCAACCCTTCCTCCAACACCTTCGCCACCATCACCGAGATCCGATCCATCTCCCCTCTCTTCTCCAACGACAAACCCTACGGAATCTTCTTGGATCGCCCGATCCAACACCAGAACCTTGACACCCAGTCTCACGCGTCCCATCCACGCGGCCCTCTAGGGTTTTCTACCGACGCCGATTTCTCTTCCCTCCGCGATCGTACTAAGGATATCCTCAGCGTCGCACTTGCCTTGCTTTTCGGAGTTGGATGTGGTGCCCTCACCGCCGCCACCATGTACTTGGTCTGGTCCGTCTTTACCGCCCGCCATGAACTTCGTGCTGCCGCTTACGGTGAATTTTCCGATGACGAGATTGAGAGCCCTAAAAAAGTAGGATACGTCAAGATTCCGGCGGCTGAAGTTGCTGCTGCTCCCGCACCGCCGGCTAAGGATTCAGTATGA